cagagTGAAGTAACCGTTATTATTATAAAGACATGCTCATAGTTTAAAGGTGAGCCTTAATCATATAGATTCACTTGTGAATTTATGTGTGagtgtgtatatgtatatatacgcaCACACATATATATTTACAAAAATGTACCATAATGTATACTAAATATAGAAGTATAAGAGTACAGAGACCATGGTTAAACAAGATAAATGAAATACGTTTGTGTTGTTATAAAAAGAATGAGTAACCATGCAAAATTACGAATGAATTAAGTTACATTTAATTTTTATCAGTATCTAGGAGGCTTATTTGGGAAGCACACACATATAGATAAATTTTTTGCTGGATCTGCAGCTGGTGTGACAGCAGTTACATTAACATATCCATTAGACACTATTAGGGCTAGGCTTGCTTTTCAAGTTACTGGAGAACATATTTATGAAGGAATTATGCATGCTAGCATCACAATTTTCAAAGAGGTAATTTGTATTAATCTACATTTTAATAAGCATTTATTTAAACATGTAATTCATATTCAAtacagaatttaatatttgagtATAAAGTGCAGAATGCAATCAGAATTTGGACTTTGAACGTTTCCTGTCAAAGATAAGGAAAGTTTGATAAATTGTAAATCTATCAATAACTTaatgatatttttttaattttactatcATACATTTACAATGGAACAGACAATTCAAAGAGACCTTTtacaaatttgttttttaatctTGTAGGAAGGTGGTATAAGAGGATTCTACAAAGGATTCTGGCCAACTATTTTTGGTATGATTCCATATGcaggattttcattttattcgttTGAGCAGCTTAAATATTTGTGCATGAAATATGGATCAAatattttttgtgaaaaatacgaCAAAAATACAGGTACGATAAGCACTAAATTTTCATGAGAAAAACATTaatattcattataataaatatataaatttatataaactTTCTTTTATAAAACAGTAAATATTTCAACGAACACATAATTATACAAATAATTATGATTCTTGGATTGtcgattaaaaaagaaaagattaTAATATATAATGACATTATATTCGATTAGATATATTCTTCATATAATACTGaacgaatatatatatatatatatatatgtatatacatataccttATAGGTGGTTTAGTTTTGAATATACCAGCAAAATTATTGTGCGGAGGTATTGCAGGTGCTATTGCTCAAAGTTTTTCTTATCCGTTAGACGTTACTAGAAGACGTATGCAATTAGCTATAATGCATCCAACTACACAAAAATATAGGTAACTATGTCTACAAATTTCAAACATAAACGATTATTCACCCCCCATTGAATAATTTATCGTGTAATATTACTGCATTATAATGTCTTTTTAGTGCTGGTATGTTAGAAACTATAAAACTAATATATGTAGAAAATGGTATTGTAAAAGGTTTGTATCGTGGAATGAGCATTAATTATTTACGAGCTATTCCTATGGTGTCTGTTAGTTTTACAATGTATGAAATTATGAAACAAATACTTAATTTGGATACAGGAATGAAAGTGTAATTTGTTTTATAATACGATAGGTAATTTTGATATTCAAATTTCACCTACACAAAGTACAAAGCAAATACAACAAAGTACAGTTTAATCAAATATAAGTAACatccaatatttttttaataattacaaCTAAATCCTAATGATATTGTATTAGTTTTATATTATAATGCAGTAAAGTTGTAATAAATGTTTTAATCTGATCTAAAATTATTAGGGACGATTTCAACTAAAACGAACAATTACGATCAAATAATAAATATCCAATGTACGCAAAGACATTTATTTTTCTATACAACTCAGATGTTAACATATGGTTTAATGTTCACGTCGAgtaaaaaattgtattattttgatGAAAAAGCAGTTCGTTTAATAATAATTCACATATATGTAACtgaagaaatttttaataaccATACGTGGAAAATGCAATCAAATATTACTGTACTTAAAAACGGAGGGTAAAACTAATAACTGTaatataatttgtatatttctaTTGATAACGTGGTAGGAGTCGATTGACAATTTAAATTCTAAATaggaattaatttattatagaaATTGTATCATATATAAAAAACAATATATTTGGTGCGGATATTCCAAAGGAATGCATGTAACAGTAATTGTATTTAAGACGCGGTAATTTCAGAATtatagaaaatttataaataaaatattttttctcaaTTATCATACCCTATTTTGATTCATtaaacattttctttttaattaaaaatactaaagaaaagacgaagaaattattttaataatcatAAAAGCTATAGCGTATGTAAATTTGTAATACATATGTAAAATCTAATAATTGCGTAAGTCGTTACAGTTTCTCATTTCTGTATCTGTGGGATACTTGCATAATAACCAATAGGttgcaataaataatttttctcgttgatatttcaatttgattttttttttatcgattatTTCTTAATAAACGTTTATTTTTGTACATATCTTCGTATTTTTAAAATCGTGTAATCTACAAGTACGATTTTGTTCATAAAAATTGACCTATTTCTATGACAACTTACTTTTAAAGTCTTTATGTTAGaataaatgtaaataattatttgcTCATTGTATATCTTGTGTTACCGAAATTCAGTGTAAAAATGATGTAAGACTTTCTAAATATGATAACATCTCTTTATTTCTCTAGCTTTGTTTATAACGAAGCGACATAATATCAGTTCATGGCGCACTGTTTTCCTTGCTTCAGCATTATCTGTTTAAATATAGATCTTGCAATCCTGTTTAGTGTTTGTAACttaatattttgaagatatCCAAAGTCTAAAAACAATGAAGTATACTGAAAGTTAAAAACCAAATACACACACATAATTCACAGTTGCCCAAAGCATTTGTTTAGGCTAATATAAAACGTTGTAAAAGATATAGTAAAGCGTTATCTGAAATTGATgtgtataaaatataataatcatATCATGTAGAATAATTATATACAGGTATAAATCGATCGTATTTCCAGAAATTTATATACACAACATAAATATGTTGAGACATATTAATATATAAGTTCTGAATTACGTTTATGCATGTGCATTGGTGATCAATCAGCTCCTTATAAAAGCATGTTTTATTTGGTTTACTTTAATTCAAGAATATGATAATTTCATAATAACCTGCATGTAGgtacataaaaaatttgatgttgattgCTGAAACTGGATTAGAACAAGAAAAACAGATGAAAATTTGataaatcaaaaataattagtTTATAAAGTTTTGTAGcaaatttaacaataaatttGTCTGCGATATTGAAATTTATTCATCGTATGAAATACTTTAAGAAGAGAGAATAAATAGAGTGAATACAAAATTAGCTATACAAGTTCTACGATCTATTACTGATTTTCATGTAAGGCTTATTTCTAATTAACTCATCTGCTTCTATATTGTAGTACTACAATCTTCTTTTCATTCTATgtaggaaattttatttttagtttttataATCCATTGAATGTACTTAATATgtgatacaaaataaaaacaaaaaatgcTCGGCCCTGCATGACGCAGAAGAGGTTGCTGTATCCACAATATGGTTCTGTGCTATTTTCTTTTAGATTTACAGTCTTAGTAAATTGCTATAGTGTGCATCTATACATTTCATTTTTTCACCTTATTAATTCTACTGTATCGTTTGTTTTCATTATGCATATGCTCAAATTATTTGCTTATTTCTATGAACATATGTATTCTGTGAATTCATCCGATGTTCATGTATACAATATGTTTGTGTACTAATGAATATGAATGATTTGACACAACACATTAAGTTTCTTTGACTTGCATTACACATGTTTATTTATCAAAAGCATCATTTTATACCTATTAATTAGTAAAAAGGTCATCGGTAGGATTATGAGCAatcaattttcaatttaatgATCGTGAATGCATGAATTCTCATTCAGTATaaagagtgtgtgtgtgtgagggtGTTGTGTGTGTGGCATGCGCGCGTGCGCGGGTGTATCGCTTAGAAAGTTTTGAT
The window above is part of the Colletes latitarsis isolate SP2378_abdomen chromosome 2, iyColLati1, whole genome shotgun sequence genome. Proteins encoded here:
- the LOC143351574 gene encoding solute carrier family 25 member 16, with the translated sequence MAFRVESEKNYEFILKNLIAGGVAGMCSKTTVAPLDRIKILLQAHNKHYKHLGVFSGLRQIVHHERFFALYKGNFAQMIRIFPYAATQFTTFELYKKYLGGLFGKHTHIDKFFAGSAAGVTAVTLTYPLDTIRARLAFQVTGEHIYEGIMHASITIFKEEGGIRGFYKGFWPTIFGMIPYAGFSFYSFEQLKYLCMKYGSNIFCEKYDKNTGGLVLNIPAKLLCGGIAGAIAQSFSYPLDVTRRRMQLAIMHPTTQKYSAGMLETIKLIYVENGIVKGLYRGMSINYLRAIPMVSVSFTMYEIMKQILNLDTGMKV